The Vibrio cyclitrophicus sequence AAACAAATGGAAAGCCCTTGGTGGTTGGCCTCTTGTTGAAGAAGAATAAAAAATAGAGTCGGTAAACGTTCGTTCGTATTGCCTTCATAAAAAACACAACATCCAGAGAATAATATGAATCCTGTTGTAATTTCAGTTTGCATCATGCTTGTTTTAGCTTTGATGCGCGTAAACGTTGTCGTTGCTCTCACGTTCAGCGCAATTATCGGTGGCGTAGCCTCTGGTATGGGCTTAAACGACGCAGTCGCGGCTTTCGAAAGTGGATTAGGTGGCGGTGCAACTATCGCTCTTAGCTACGCTATGCTTGGTACATTCGCTGTTGCTATCTCACGTTCAGGTATCACAGATCTCCTTGCTCAAAGTGTTATCAAACGCATTCACGGCAAAGAGAACAGTGCGGCATCTAATGGTCTAAAATACGGCATCCTTGCGTCGTTGATCTTAGTGACCATGTCTTCGCAAAACGTGATTCCTGTACATATCGCCTTCATCCCAATCTTAATCCCACCTCTACTAGGCGTATTCGCGAAAATGAACCTAGACCGTCGTCTGGTTGCGTGTGTGCTTACTTTTGGTTTGATTACTCCGTATATGGTTCTACCTATCGGTTTTGGTGGCATCTTCCTAAACAACATCCTGCTTAAAAACCTTCACGACAACGGTCTTGAAAACGTAGTAGCAAGCCAAGTACCAATGGCGATGTTGTTACCGGCTGCAGGCATGATCTTTGGTCTTCTTACGGCAGTATTCTTTACTTACCGTAAGCCTCGCCAATACAAAGAAACCTCTCATACTGTTGTTTCAACCGAAGTGAAAGAGATCAACAAGAAGCACATCCTAGTAGCAGCGGCGGGTATCGTTGCAGCACTAACGGTTCAACTATCAACGGGTTCTATGATCATCGGTGCTCTTGCTGGTTTCATGGTATTCACCTTCGGTGGCGTTATTGCTTGGAAAGAGACACACGATGTCTTCACTAAGGGCGTTCACATGATGGCAATGATCGGTTTCATCATGATTGCAGCGGCAGGTTTCGCGGCAGTTATGAAGCAAACAGGTGGCGTTGAATCTCTGGTTGAAGCACTTTCAACAAGCATTGGCGACAACAAACCTCTAGCAGCACTGCTTATGCTCATCGTTGGTCTATTGGTAACTATGGGTATAGGTTCTTCGTTCTCTACGATTCCAATCCTTGCAACTATCTACGTTCCACTAGCGGCAGCATTTGGGTTCTCGCCAATGGCAACGATCGCTCTAGTAGGTACAGCAGCAGCACTTGGTGATGCGGGCTCTCCGGCTTCTGACTCAACATTAGGTCCAACGTCTGGTCTAAATGCTGATGGTCAACATGAGCACGTATGGGAAACCGTAGTTCCAACATTCCTACACTACAACATCCCACTGATCATATTCGGTTGGATTGCAGCGATGGTTCTGTAATTAGGTTCTGTAGTTAAAGAGTCCTACGCTCACTTTTATAAAGACCGCCCTGTGCGGTCTTTTTTTTGTCTCTGGGATTCATTCCATTCTTCTTTCCTCTCACTCTCAATGAACTAGCGACGCCAAACAAAAAAGGCTTACTCTTATTATGAGTAAGCCTTAGAAATCAATGCGTCAACACAGACAACTCTCGCTGAATTACGCAGCAGGAGCATTACTCACTAGAATTTCGCGAATAGACTTAAGCGTCGCTTCCGTTGAATGGTAATCCAATTCAACTTCACTAAAGATGCCGTTCACTTCAAGCATTAAGGTCGGGTAAGAGAATACTCCCATCGCTTCCTTAAAGCCTAACTGGTCATCTAACTCACTTTCCAATAACTTGCTAGAAAGGTCATTTTCAAACTGTTGAACATTCATACCTAGCTCTTCAGCCAACTGCAAATGCGTATCTTGGCTATGAGGCAGCATCGCACGAAGGTAGTAAGCATGTTGAATCGCTTCAAGCATCGCTTCGTAGTGATCTTGAAAACCAGCGGCAATCACAGCACGGCACGCAGGGTAAGTACTACGAACAGGTTGGCACTCAGTCCAAAACTCATGGTTAAACTCAGTACCTAGCTTAGCTTCGATCTGCTTCCAAATCGCTTGCAGCTTGTCTTTCATCTCTTCTGACATTGGCTCATCAGAATCCGGGGCCAAACCACCCACTACATAGTTAAACTCAATGCTCGCAGGCAATTGTTGTTTCAATAACTCAAGTGTTGGCTTGTAACCCCAGCACCAGCTGC is a genomic window containing:
- a CDS encoding Na+/H+ antiporter family protein translates to MNPVVISVCIMLVLALMRVNVVVALTFSAIIGGVASGMGLNDAVAAFESGLGGGATIALSYAMLGTFAVAISRSGITDLLAQSVIKRIHGKENSAASNGLKYGILASLILVTMSSQNVIPVHIAFIPILIPPLLGVFAKMNLDRRLVACVLTFGLITPYMVLPIGFGGIFLNNILLKNLHDNGLENVVASQVPMAMLLPAAGMIFGLLTAVFFTYRKPRQYKETSHTVVSTEVKEINKKHILVAAAGIVAALTVQLSTGSMIIGALAGFMVFTFGGVIAWKETHDVFTKGVHMMAMIGFIMIAAAGFAAVMKQTGGVESLVEALSTSIGDNKPLAALLMLIVGLLVTMGIGSSFSTIPILATIYVPLAAAFGFSPMATIALVGTAAALGDAGSPASDSTLGPTSGLNADGQHEHVWETVVPTFLHYNIPLIIFGWIAAMVL
- a CDS encoding DsbA family protein; the encoded protein is MNVKLHYVHDPMCSWCWGYKPTLELLKQQLPASIEFNYVVGGLAPDSDEPMSEEMKDKLQAIWKQIEAKLGTEFNHEFWTECQPVRSTYPACRAVIAAGFQDHYEAMLEAIQHAYYLRAMLPHSQDTHLQLAEELGMNVQQFENDLSSKLLESELDDQLGFKEAMGVFSYPTLMLEVNGIFSEVELDYHSTEATLKSIREILVSNAPAA